In one window of Nicotiana tabacum cultivar K326 chromosome 12, ASM71507v2, whole genome shotgun sequence DNA:
- the LOC107802463 gene encoding cyclic dof factor 1 → MSEVRDPAIKLFGKTIRLPLDDLLDQRTSSATITSHDDLITFEAELTQSKNRDDFTNSSADKAVETETSSGISDDPKKEDADKETWSPKATKKEDPSEANVTQEKALKKPDKILPCPRCNSMETKFCYYNNYNINQPRHFCKKCQRYWTAGGTMRNVPVGSGRRKNKSSPTTGYRHIMVSDALQAARFEAAHGMNLPMLRANGTVLACGSDKPLCDSMASILNLAEKSQNSVQNGSEQRTPSACRGKETGNEISSGACSTASNSTHDSAWKNFQAFPPQVHHFPGHPWPYSYNAAPWTSAVPQPNLAPRFPVPFYPAPPYWGCTVASPWNVPWVSPPASSPDCSVLSATPTSPTLGKHSRDEHTLNPSNSEKEDPLQDIDRERSVLVPKTLRVDDPDEAAKSSIWSTLGIQNEKNDSTNGARLFKAFNSKVDDQRNHESDASLVLQANPAALSRSLNFHEST, encoded by the coding sequence ATCACCTTCGAAGCAGAGCTTACACAGAGTAAAAACAGAGATGATTTTACTAATTCAAGTGCAGACAAGGCGGTTGAAACAGAAACATCATCTGGTATAAGTGATGATCCCAAGAAGGAGGATGCCGATAAAGAAACATGGTCCCCAAAAGCTACCAAGAAAGAAGACCCGAGTGAGGCCAATGTCACTCAGGAGAAGGCACTGAAAAAACCAGACAAAATACTTCCATGTCCGCGGTGTAATAGCATGGAAACCAAGTTCTGCTACTATAATAATTACAACATCAACCAGCCCCGTCATTTTTGCAAGAAGTGTCAGAGATATTGGACAGCTGGAGGAACGATGAGAAATGTGCCTGTAGGTTCTGGTCGCCGCAAGAACAAAAGTTCTCCCACAACAGGTTACCGTCATATAATGGTGTCGGATGCCCTTCAAGCAGCCCGGTTTGAAGCAGCACATGGGATGAACCTTCCTATGCTCCGAGCAAATGGAACTGTCCTTGCATGTGGATCGGATAAACCCCTTTGTGATTCCATGGCTTCTATATTGAACCTTGCAGAAAAATCACAGAACTCTGTGCAGAACGGATCTGAACAAAGAACACCTTCTGCTTGTAGAGGGAAAGAAACTGGAAATGAAATATCAAGCGGAGCTTGTAGCACAGCCTCAAATTCAACACATGATTCAGCGTGGAAGAACTTTCAGGCCTTTCCTCCCCAAGTACATCACTTTCCAGGGCATCCCTGGCCTTATTCGTATAATGCTGCTCCGTGGACGTCTGCAGTGCCACAACCTAACCTTGCTCCGCGGTTTCCAGTACCATTTTACCCTGCACCTCCCTACTGGGGTTGTACTGTAGCAAGTCCTTGGAATGTCCCGTGGGTATCTCCACCAGCCTCTTCTCCTGATTGTTCAGTCCTTAGCGCCACTCCTACTTCTCCAACCTTAGGAAAACATTCTCGGGATGAACACACGCTTAAtccatcaaactcggagaaagaagATCCTTTGCAGGACATAGATCGAGAGAGAAGTGTACTAGTTCCTAAGACGTTGAGAGTTGATGATCCAGATGAAGCAGCTAAGAGCTCTATATGGTCTACACTAGGTATTCAGAACGAGAAGAATGATTCAACCAATGGCGCAAGGCTCTTCAAGGCGTTTAACTCTAAAGTTGATGATCAGAGAAACCATGAATCTGACGCTTCTCTGGTCCTACAAGCTAACCCTGCAGCCTTGTCTAGATCGCTTAATTTCCACGAGAGCACGTAA